The genomic window GGTCCCTGCTGGCCGTGGGCATGGCCAACGTCCTGGCCATCGGGACCCTCCTGTTCATCGTCATCCGCAGCATCGCCAAGCTGTACTTCGAGCGCCGCAGCGGCATCCTGGGGGCCCGCATCCGCACGCGGCTGGTGCTGGCCTTCCTCGCCGTGGGCATCGCCCCCAGCCTCATGCTCTTCGCCATCGGCCGCACCTTCATCCGCAAGAACGTGGACCGCTGGTTCATGCCCGACACCATGGAGGTCATCCAGGACGGCCACCACGTGAACGAGGCCTACCGCGAGCAGGTGCGCCTGCGGCTGCGCACCGCCACGGCCCGCATCGCGCCCGAGGCCCTGCGCGACCCCGCGCGCGAGCGCGAGGGCACCGGCTTCGACCTCCTGGCCCGGGTCCCCGCCCAGGGGGTGGCGACGGTGGCCCTGGCCCACGGCCTCGTCCCGCCCGCGCTCTCCGACCTGCGCGAGGGCATCCAGGCGGTGCCCGTGCCCGAGGGCGAATGGCAGGTGGGCACCGGCCCCCGGAGCCCCTCCGGCGACCGGGTGGTGGCCGGCGTCTTCCTCTCCCGCGCGGCGTTGGAGGGCATGATCCGCCTGGACAAGCGCTACCGGGAGTCCTTCCAGATGCACGCGGGCCGGGAGGTGCTGGAGACCCTGCCCCAGCGGACGCTGCTCTTCCTCACCATGCTCACGCTCTTCGTGGCGGTGTGGACGGGGCTGGCCATCGCCCGCACCATCTCCGAGCCCGTGCGCGCCCTGGCCAAGGCCGCCCAGCGCATCGGCACGGGCGACCTGGACGTGTCCCTGCCCGAGCAGGGCGAGGACGAGCTGGCCTTCCTGAGCCAGAGCTTCAACGCCATGACCCGCGACCTGCGCCAGTCCCGCACCGCCATCGAGGCCCAGGCCGAGCGCATCGAGGGCCAGCGCGCCTACCTGGGCCAGCTCATGGAGGCCCTGCCCGTGGGCATCCTCAGCTGGCAGAGGGACCTGGAGCTGCGCACCTTCAACTCCGTGGCCCGGCGCTGGCTGGGGGTGGAGAACTGGGATCTCCTGGAGCGGGGCTGGGCCGAACTGGCCCGCCAGCCCAGCCTGGGCCGCCTGCCGGAGCTCCTGGCCACGGTCCAGGCCTCCCGCCGGCCCCACGTGGAGGAGATCCGCATCGGCGGGGAAGGGGACGGCCACCCCGTGCGCGCCATCGTCATCCCGCTCACCGGAGGCGGCGTCCTGGCCGTGCTGGAGGACCTCTCCGCCCTGGCCCAGGCCGAAAAGCGCGCCGCGTGGCAGGAGGTGGCCCGGCGCATGGCCCACGAGGTGAAGAACCCCCTCACCCCCATCAAGCTCACCACCCAGCGCCTGCAGCGCCGCAGCCGCGAGGGCCGCCTGGACCCCCAGACCGTGGCCGAGGGCGCCGAGACCATCCTGGCCGAGGTGGCCAGCCTCACGCGCCTCGTGGACAGCTTCAGCCAGTTCGCCAAGCTCCCCGCGCCCCACCCGGCGCCGCTGGACGCCCCCGACCTGGTGCGCCAGGCCATCCGCCTCTACGAGCCCACCTACCCCGGCATCACCTTCGACCTGGACCTCCCCGGCCCCCTGGAGGTACTGTGGGACGGCGACATGGTCAAGCGCGCCCTCATCAACATGGTGGACAACGCCATCGGCGCCCTGGAGGGCCGGGGCCGCATCCGCGTGGCCCTCGCGCACCAGGGCCCCGTGCTCCGCCTGGACGTGGCCGACGACGGCCCCGGCGTCCCCGAGGCCGACCGCCCCAACCTGTTCCAGCCCTACTTCTCCACCAAGCAGAAGGGCACCGGCCTGGGCCTGGCCATCGTTCGCCGCATCGCCGAGGACCACCACGGCGAGGCGCGCTACGAGCCCCTCGAGCAGGGCAGCCTCTTCAGCCTCCTGCTCCCGGTGAGGGCGGTATAGCTATTTCGCGTTCTTGGGCGTGCCGTCCTTGTTGAGGTACTTGTCGGGATCCTTCTCGAGCTTGCCCTTACACCCGCCGCAGCAGATGAAATACTCCTGTCCCCTCACCACGACCTTCGGGCTCTTCTTGGGATCGACCTTGTCGCCCATGACCGGGCACTTGGTGTTGGTGGCGGGCTTGGCGGCGGGGGCGGGGGCCACCACGGCGGCGACGGCGAAAAGGATGGGCAGCATTCGGTACTCCTTCCAATCGATTCTAGTCAGGGCCTGCGCAGGCGCAAGGCGTTGAGGACCACTGTGAGCGAACTCAGGCCCATGGCGGCGCCGGCCAGCATGGGGCCGCCGAAGCGGTCCAGCAGGTTGAAGGCGGCCAGGGGGACCAGGACGAGGTTGTAGCCGAAGGCCCAGGCCAGGTTCTGGCGGATGACGGTGCGGGTGCGCAGGCTGAGGCGGCGGGCCTGGAGGAGGGGGACGAGGCCTTCGCGCAGGAGGTTCAGGGGCGCGGCGGCCTGGGCCGCCTCGAGGCCGGGGAGGCTGATGCCGGCGTCGGCCTGGGCCAGGGCGGGGCCGTCGTTCACGCCGTCGCCCACGAAGGCGACGACGGCGCCCTTGGCCTGGAGGTCCTGGATGGCCTGGGCCTTGTCGCCAGGGCGGCAGCCGCCGCGGGCGTCGGGGATGCCCAGCGCGTTGCCCAGGGCCTGGGCGGGTTCGGGACGGTCGCCGCTGAGGAGGTGGAGGGTCAGGCCCTGGCGGGACAGCTCGGCGACGGTGGCATGGGCGTCGTCCCGCAGGGCGTCGGCCAGCACCAGGACGCCCAGGAGGCGGTCCCCCTCGGCCAGGCCCACGGTGACCCCGGTGGGGTCGGCGTCGAAGGGGTGGCCCACGAAGGCGGGGTTGCCCAGGCGCAGGGCGCGGCCTTCCACGGCGCCCTCCACCCCCTGGCCGGGGTGGGAGCGGAAGCCGCGCACCTCGGCCAGGTCGAGGCCGGCGGCGGCTTCCAGGATGCCGCGGGCCACGGGGTGCTCGGAGTTCCGCTCCAGGGACGCGGCGAGGCGCAGGGTGTCCGGGTCGCCCTCCGCGCGCTGGAGGACGGGCCTGCCCTGGGTGAGGGTGCCGGTCTTGTCGAAGGCGAGGTCGGTGGCGCGGGCCAGGGCCTCCATGGCCGAGGCGTCGCGCACCAGGAGGCCGTTGCGGGCCGCGGTGCCCAGCGCCGCGGCCGAGGCCACGGGCGTGGCCAGGCCCAGGGCGCAGGGGCAGGCGATGACCAGGAGGGTCACGGCGGGGCGCCAGGCCAGGGCCAGGGCGCCGGTGTGCCACCACCACCCGGCCAGGGTCAGGGCGGAGAGGATGAGCACCGCCGGCACGAAGACCGCGGACACCCGGTCCGCCAGTTCCTGGGCCGGGGCGCGGGAGCCCTGGGCCTGGGCCACCTGGCGGGCCAGGCGCGCCAGCCACGTATCGCGGCCCGTGGAGGAGGCCTCGATCTCCAGGGCGCCGCCGTGGACCATGGCGCCGGCGATGACGGCGTCCCCGGGGCCCTTGGTGACGGGCAGGGGCTCGCCGGTGAGGAGCGCCTCCTCCACTTCGGCCACGCCTTCGAGGACGGTGCCGTCCACGGGGCTTGCCGAGCCCGGGCGCACCCGCAGGCGGTCCCCGGGCTGCACGAGGCGGCTGGGGACCTCCTCCTCCGAGCCGTCCTCCCGCAGGCGGAAGGCCACGGCCGGCGCCAGCTTCACCAGCGCCTCCAGGCTGCCGGTGGCGCGGTGGCGGGCCTTGACCTCCAGGAACTTGCCCGTGAGGAGGAAGGCGGAAAGGGCCGCGGCGCTCTCGAAGGGCGGGTGGGGCGCGCCCTGCAGGCTCTCCCACACCGCGAAGACCCAGGTCACCGAGGCACCCAGGGCGATGAGGGTGTCCATGCTCGTCTCGAGCCGCAGGGCCTGGCGGAAGGCGCGGCGGAAGAAGCCGCTGCCCGCGCCGAAGGCGGAAACGCCCGCCAGGAGCGCCTGGACGGGCCAGGGCAGGTGGAAGAGGTGGAACATGCCGGCCATGAGGGGCAGGGTGCCGGCCCAGGCCACCGCGACCCGCGCAAGGGCCTCGCGGGAGGGGTCGGCCTCGACGGCCTCCTCCGCGGCCATGCGGTAGCCCCTCGCCTCCAGGGCCTTGGCGATCTCCGGGTCCCCGGCCGGGGCGCCGGGGAACACCATGCGCACTTCCTCCGTGGCGAGGTTCACCTGCACCTGGGCGACGTCCCCCACGGCGGACAGCGCCTTCTCCACCCTGCGCACGCAGCTCGCGCAGGTCATGCCCTCGACCTTGAACAGCCTTTCCACGTCGGCTCCTAGCGGTATTTGAGAAGTTCCATGAGCTCGTCCACGATGCGGTCCTCGTCGCCGCGCTCGTGGGCCGTGACCACGTGATGCTTGAGGTGGCTCTGGAGGACCAGGTTGCCCACCTTGGCGAGGGCCCCGTCCACCGCCTTGACCTGCTTGAGGATGTCCACGCAGTAGACCGTCTCGTCCTCCAGCATGCGGAGGATGCCCTCCACGTGCCCCTTCACCGACAGGAGGCGCCTGCGGGCGTCCTCCCGCACCGGCGTGTCCAGTCGCAGCCCGTGGCCGCAGCAGGGATCCGCCATGGCCGGCTCACTGGGCCAGGGTGGCGGAGAAACCTTCCTCCTCCACCGCGGCGATGAGGGCCGCGGCGTCCGCGGAACCGTCCACCTTGGCCTGGCCGGACGCCAGATCGACTTCGACCGTCCCCTGCACGCCCGGCACGGCGGCGAGCGCCTGCTTCACGCCCATGACGCAATGGCCACAGGTCATCCCTTCGATCTTCAACTGGATCATGACTTCTCCCTTATACCCACCCCCCCTGGGGTGGGGTAAGGCAAGCATAGGGTGGGGACCGGTCCCCGTCAAGATGGCACACTGGACCCTGGAGTGGCCATGGTCCTGGACAATGCGGAGATCCTCATCATCGGCGGCGGCGTCGCCGGCCTTTCCACGGCCTGCCACCTGGCCCGGGCGGGGCGGAAGGGGGTCGTGGTGGTGGAGCGGGAGGACCTTCCCGGGTTCTACGCCAGCGGGCACAACGCGGGCATCGCGCGCCAGCTCACGGGGCGGGCCGAGCACACCGCCCTGGCCATCCAGGGCCGGGACCGGCTGGCGGCGGCGGGGCTGCTGACCCCCACCGGCGGCTTCCTGCTGGGCGCCGACCCGGGGGGCGCCGAGGCCCTGGCCCGGGAGGCGGAGGCCTTCGGGCTTCCGGCGCGGCGGGGCGCGGGAGCGCCCTTCCCGGGGCTGCGGGCCCACGAGCACCTCCACATCCCCTCCGACGGGCTCATCGACACCGCGGCGCTACTCCGGCATTGCGCCGACGGGGCCCGGGCCGGCGGCGCCGAGGTGCGGTTCGGGTGCCAGGTGCAGGGCATCCGCGCCGAGGACGGCGGGTTTCGCGTGACCACGGACCGGGGGGAGCTGCGCGCCCGCACCCTGGTGAACGCCGCGGGGGGCTGGGCCGGGGCGATCGGGCGCATGGCGGGCGGCCTCGCCATCGACTTCGCGCCCCTGCGCCGCCACCTGGTGTGGAGCCCGGCCCCGGTGGCCCCGGACCGGCCCTACACGTGGTGGGCGGACCGGCCCCTCTACCTGCGCCCGGAGTCCGGGGGCGTGCTCCTGTGCGCCTGCGAGGAGCAGCCCGTGGCGCTTCCGCCCCGGGGGCTCCAGCCGCCCAACGACGACTCCGTGCTGGAGGGTCTCGCCGGCTCCCTCCGGGACCTGGCCCCCGCCTTCGAGGAGGCGCCCGTCGCGCGCCTCTGGTGCGGCATCCGCACCTTCGCCCCCGACCGCCGCTTCGTCCTGGGGCCCGACCCCGTGAACCCGCGCCTCTACTGGGTGGCGGGCCTGGGCGGCCACGGCATGACCTCGGGCCTGGCCGTGGGCGCCGCCGCCGCCCGGGGGATCCTGGACCAGGAACCCGCCGGCTCCCTGGATCCCGGAAGGCTATTCCCGCACTAACTCCTCGTGGTCCGGAAATTCCTCGTCTTCATCTTTTCATGTTCGATCGCCCTGGCGGGACCGTGGGAGGACTTCGTCCAGGCCCACCGGAAGGCGGAGGCGGCCCGCAACCGCTGGACCCTCTGCGTCCGGCCCAACCTCGTCGCCCCGGCGGAGCTCCTGGCCGACCTGGACTACCAGAAACTGGCCGCGGGGGGCGACTGGGGGATCGAGGTGCTGGGAACCGCCCCGGCCCAGGACCTGCAGGCGTCCCTGGGGGCCCAGTGGGCCCTCCTGGCGCCCTCCGGGGACGTGGCCGGGACGGGCCGGGAGCGCCCCGGGGGGGCCGCGCTCCTGGACGCCGTCCACGCGTCGGGCGCCCTGGCCCGCTGGGAGGCGCGGGACGCCTTCCTGAAGGAGAACCCCGGCCAGGGAGAGGCCCGCAACGAGGCGCTGGCCTTCGAGATGCGCCTGCTGAGGGCCCGGCTCGCCAGCCTGGACAGCCAGGGCAAGGTGCGGGTGCCGGCGTGGCATCCCGAGCCCGGCGCGGCGCCCGAGGGGGACCGGGTCTCCCTGGCCGGGGCGGACGGCGACGCCCGGGCCGGAGAGCTCTACCAGGGCGTGGGCGAGGCCCTGGAGAACCTCTCCAGGGTGGACGGATGGCTCCGCGGCGGCCATGGGCTCGCGTCGCGCCTGGCCCTGTTCGACCTCGGCCAGTCCACGGCCCTTCGCGGGATGTTCCGGGGGCTGGCTTCGGAGGCCGGGGAACGGGCCATGGCCGACCCGGAGGACCCGGGGCTGGCCCAGCTCTGGATGGAGACCCTGGACGGGGCGCGGAACCTGCCGGAGACGCTCTCGGGCAGCGTCCTGGCGGTTCCCGGCGAGGTCTGGCCCTCGCCGCACATCCTCAACAGCCTCCTGGAGCCCTACCGCCGCCGCCGGGACTTCGACGGCGAGCTGCGGCTCCTGGCCGACCTGGCGCCCCAGGGGCCTCCCGAGCCCCTGACCCCGAAGGGCTGGGAGGACCACTGCGAGCTGCAGGCCGGCCTCCTGGCCCACAAGGCCTCGGCCCTGGCGGCCACCGGAGCCTGGGACCAGGCCCGGGCCGCCCTGGACGCCGCCGGGGAGTGGGGCGGCGCCCGGGCCGTCCAGATGAACATCATCCGGCGCGGCGGCCTGGAGTCCACCGCGGACGCCGCGGCCTGGCGCCGCCTCCTGGTGCAGGCCACGGTGCGCCCCCTCCGGCGGCCCCCCATGCCCCGGGTGGCGCCGTCCCTGCGCGTCACGCTCCTGGGCCGCCCCTCCTGGCTCCTGGCCTGGACCGCCCTGCGGGACGCCCCCGACCTCGCCCCGTGGTCCCCGGGGGAGCTCCGGTGGGAGATCGCCTCCCCCGGGGAGCACCGGAGGCTGCGGGCGCGGTACGGCTGGACCTCCGCGGCGCGGTGGGCCCTCTTCCAGGGGGAGGAGCTCCGCGCCACCGGCGAGACGTGCCCCGAGCCCAGGGGCCTGGCCGCGGTCCTGGCGGGGCAGGGCACGCCCCTCCTGGAGCGGCTGGGGCGGGTGATCGCCCAGGACCCGCGCCACACGGCGGCCCGAAGGGCCCGGTTCCAGGCCCTCCTGGCGCGCATGCCGGACCGCCGCCTGGAGCCCCTCATGGTCGAGGACGCCGCCCGGGCCCAGCTCGTGCTGCCCTTCCAGCCGAAGGAGGGCTGGAAGCCCGGCGAGGCTCTGTGGGGCGGGGCGGCCGAAGCGGTGCTGCCGGACCTGGAGGCCCTCCTGCGCAGCTGGCCCAGCGACACGGAGCTGTGGCGGACCTGGATCTCCTGGGCGCGTTTCCATCCGGGCCACCCCTCCATCCTGGACCTGGCCCGGAGCCTGCCCTACTGGTTCCCGGGCGGGGACTGGAGGACGGCCCTCCCCTACGACGTCCAGCGCGCCGTGGCCGCGGAGCTGCGCCGCCAGGGTGATTTCTTCCAGATGCGGGATTGGTTCCAGGCCTGCTGGGAGGTGCTGGACCCGCGCCCCCTCAAGGACCTGCGTCCCTGGGAGCGCTCCTGGTTCCTGGAGCGCCGCGTCCAGGAGGAGACGGCGGTCTTCCAGCCCCTGCGCGACGCCCTGCGCGCCCTGGGGCTCCACGAACAGCAGGTTGAACTCGAGAAGGCCTTTGGAGCGATGATGGGGAGGGACGTTTCCAGGAGCCGGTGAATGTTTTCGGGCGATGACATCTATTTCATGAAGCTGGCCATGGAGGAGGCCGAGAAGGCCGACCGCAAGGACGAAGTGCCCATCGGCGCCGTCCTGGTGGTGGACGGCAAGCTCGTGGCCCGCGGCCACAACTGCCCCATCTCGTCCCACGACCCCTCCGCCCACGCCGAGATCACCGCCCTGCGCAGCGCCGGCGACTGGCTGCGCAACTACCGCATGCCCGGAGCGACGCTCTACGTGACCCTGGAGCCCTGCCTCATGTGCTTCGGCGCGCTCACCCTGGCCCGGGTGGAGCGGGTGGTCTTCGGGGCGGCGGACCCCAAGGTGGGCGTCAGCCGCCTGCAGGAGGAGCTGGCCCGGGTGAACCTGAACCACCGGCCGGCCTTCGAGGGGGGGCTTCTGGAGGCGGAGTGCAGGGGGCAGCTGCAGGATTTCTTCCGGCGACGAAGGTGAACCAGGGCCGGTTCCGGCCCGGATCAGGGAACAAACCTCATTCCCCCGTCACTCGAAGGTTGCGCGGGCCTGTCCGTCCAGGATGGCTGGCCGGAGGCCCATGAACGAGAATCCGCCCAGCCTGTTCCGCCAGGAGGCCCTGGACCACCGCCTCGAGGGTGAGGAGGGGCGGGGGCTGGTGAGGGTTTCCCCGCCGTGGACCTGGGCCCTGTTGATGGTGTTCCTCTCGGGCGTCGGGACCGCGCTTCTGGCTTCCCTCTTCGGCCGGGCGGAGGTGAACGGCCGGGCCCGGGGGATCCTCCGGCCCCGCTCCGGCATCCGGGTTGTCATCGCCCAGCTGGATGGCACCGTTGGCCAGGTGGAAGCGCGTTCCGGCCAGCAGGTGGAGCCGGGCGCCGTGCTGGTGCGGATCGAGGCGCCCCCGGTCCAGGCCCGGCTGCTGGAGGCGAGGCGCCAGGTGGAATCGGTGAGGAGCCATTACAAGGTCACGACGGCGCTGCAGGACCGGAGCCACGCCGAACAGCTCCGGAGGCTCGAGGGGCGCATGGCCATGCTGAAGGAGCAGAGCCGGAGCCAGCGCCAGTCCCTCGCCATCATGGAACTGAACCTCCAGCGCAGCCTGAACCTGGAACGGGAAGGCGTCCTGAGCCCCGCCAAGGTGGACGAGGCCCGGGAGGCCCTGGCCCAGTCCCAGCGCCAGCTCAGCCAGTCCGGCCAGGCCCTGGAGATGGCGTCGCAGGAATGGGCCGCGCTGGAGAACGGTCGCCAGGACAGCCTCTGGCAGCGCCGCCAGACCATCCAGGGCGCGGAGGTCCGGGCCGAGGCGCTGGCCTTCCTGGCCGGCCAGACCCTCATCCAGGCGCCCGAAGGCGGAAGGGTGGAGGCGATGCTGGTCAAACCCGGCGAAGCGGTCAGGGCGGGCCAGGCGTTGTGCAAGCTCATTCCCCGGAACGCCTCCCTGGAGGTGGTCGCCTTTCTGGAAGAGAAGGACCGCGCCTTCGTGCGCCCGGGCGATGCCGTCCGGCTGGAACTGGATCAGCTGCCCTACGCCGAATACGGGACCGTCGCGGCCCGGGTCGAGCGCATCAGCGATGATCTGGCCTCGGCCTTCGAGATCCGCGAGGCCCTGGGCGACAACCCGTTTCCCCATGTCCCGGCCTTCCGGGTGGAGCTGGGCCTCACCGACACCCGGGCCGTGCAGAAGGCCGGGATCCCCCTGCGCTCCGGCATGCTGTTGAACGTCCGGTTCACCTTGAGGCGCCAGCGCCTGATCACCCTGGTGCTGGATCCGCTTCGCAAGTGGCTGCGCTGATGGCGTGGAACGGGTGGCGCCGGAGGCGGGTGGACCAGATCGCCCAGATGGAGTCCACCGAATGCGGAGCCGCCGCCCTGGCCATGATCCTGGCCTACCATGGCCACCACGCGCCGCTGGCCGAGGTCCGCCAGGCCTGCGGCATTTCCCGGGACGGGGCCAGCGCGCTGGCGATCGTCAAGGCGGCCCGGACCTATGGGCTGCAGGCGCAGGGCGTGGCCCTGGAACTGGAGCAGCTGCCCGACCTGGCGCTGCCCGCCATCCTCCACTGGGACTTCGACCACTTCGTGGTGGTGGAACGGGTGGACAGGACCGGCGCCACCCTGGTGGATCCGGCTTCCGGGCGGCGGCGGGCGGACCTGCGCGAGCTGGGGCGCAGCTTCACCGGCGCCGCGCTGGCGTTCGCGCCCACGCAGGCCCTGGTCCCGAGGCCCCGGGTCAGGCCCAGCCTGGCCAAGTACCGGGACGTCTTCCGCCGCAACCTGCCCGGTCTGGTCCAGATCCTTCTCGCCACCCTGGCGCTGCAGGTCGTCGGCCTGGCCTTTCCCGTGGCCAATCAGCTGCTGCTGGACCGCGTCGTCGGGCCCAGGCAGGAACCCTGGCTGTGGGGCCTGGGCCTCGGCCTGGGCTCGGCGGCGGTCACCACGGTCGTCCTGGGGCTGGTGCGCAGCTGGGTGGTCCTGAACCTCCAGACGGAATTGAACCTGGCGCTCATGAGCCGGTTTCTCGGCCACCTGCTGAAGCTGCCGCTGGGCTTCTTCCTGCAGCGCGATCCGGGCGATCTGGTCCAGCGGGCCAGGAGCAATGCCGATCTGCAGGACCTGTTGAGCACCCGGGCCGTCAATGCCCTGCTGGACGGGGTCCTGCTGGTGGGGTTCGCGGCGTTGATGATCGCCTACCACCCCAGGCTGGCGGGGCTGGTCATCGCCATCAGCCTGCTGGACGCCGCCGTGATGGGGGTGCTCTGGGACCGCAATCGCCAGCTGCTGGCTTCCGGGCTGGCGGCGGAGGGGCGCGAGGGCGCGGCCATGCTCGAGGCCCTGTCCGGCCTGGAGGCCACCAAGGCCGGCGGGGCGGAAGGGCGCATGGTGAACCGCTGGGCCCACCGAATGACCGAACGCGTCAACCAGGGGCTGGAAGCCCAGCGCCTGGCCCGGATTTCGGGCCTGTTCCTGGGCCTGTTCCAGGGCGTCGCCGGCCTGCTGGTGTTCGCGGTGGGGGGCCAGGAGGTCCTGGCCCAGCGCATGACCCTCGGCACCTTCGTGGCCTTCCTGACGCTCCAGGGCCTGTTCCTGGGGCCCATGGGCTCCCTCCTGGGCGCCGTCCTCCGGCTCCAGTCCCTGGGCACCCACCTGAGGCGCCTGGACGACGTGCTTGAAACGCCCGCTGAACCCGCCGGGACCGGGGATCCAGGCCGGCTCAAGGGCGCCGTCGAGCTCCGGGAGGTGACCTGCCGCTACGCGCCGGGGGGCAGGCCGGCCCTGGACGGCGTCAGCGTCCGCATCGCGCCCGGGGAGAAGGTGGCCCTGGTCGGGCCGACCGGGGCCGGCAAATCGACCCTGGCGCGGCTTTGCCTCGGGCTCCACCTCCCGGACCAGGGCACCGTCCGCTTCGACGGCCGCGACCTCCGGCACCTGGACCTGACCGCGGTGCGCAGGCAGGTGGGGATGGTGATGCAGGAAACCTTCCTGTTCGACGACACGGTCCGCGCCAACCTCACCCTCCACGACGACGGGCTGTCCCGGGACCGGCTCCAGTGGTCGGCGCGGATGGCCTGCGTGGACGACGTCATCGGCAACCTGCCCCGGGGGTTCGACAGCCGCGTGGGCGAGAACGGCAGCCTGCTCTCGGGAGGCCAGCGCCAGCGCCTGAGCCTCGCCAGGGCCCTGGCCCGCGACCCCGCCATCCTGGTCCTGGACGAGGCCACCAGCTCCCTGGACCTGGCCACCGAGGCCCGGGTCCATGCCAACCTCGCGCGGCTCGGCTGCACCCGGATCATCATCGCCCACCGCATGGCCACGGTGCGGGACGCCGACCGGATCCTGGTGCTCCAGGACGGGCGGGTCGTCCAGGAAGGCACGTTCCGGGACCTCCAGGGACGTCCCGGGCTGTTCCGGGAGCTGCTCGCGGCGTCGGACCATGCCTGAATCCCCGCCGTTGTCCGGCTTCCCGGCGATCGAGGCGCTCTGGCGCCTCCTGGGCAGGCTTGGCCACGAAGGCGGCTTCCAGGCCTTCCAGGATGGCCCCTGGACCGGGCCCGAACCCGAACAGATGGCCGGGGCCCTGGAAGCGCACGGCATCCAGGGCCGGGCGGCCCGGATCCAGGGCCGGGAGCTCCGCTACCTGGCCAGCCCCACCCTGGCCGAACTCCAGGATGGCACCTGGCTGCTCCTGCTCCGTTTCCGGAAGGGGCGGTTCCAGGTGGAAACGCCGGGGGGCATCCTCTCCCTGCGCCCGGAGGCCCTGTCGGAGCGGGTCTCAGGCCAGGTCCTCGATCTCTCGCCCGGACTTCCCCCGGGCGCGACC from Geothrix sp. 21YS21S-2 includes these protein-coding regions:
- a CDS encoding PAS domain-containing sensor histidine kinase; the protein is MVKKPKRHPELTRLYVASGLSVLIWVIFMAYRLLSKQVEMGLDAPSRWSLLAVGMANVLAIGTLLFIVIRSIAKLYFERRSGILGARIRTRLVLAFLAVGIAPSLMLFAIGRTFIRKNVDRWFMPDTMEVIQDGHHVNEAYREQVRLRLRTATARIAPEALRDPAREREGTGFDLLARVPAQGVATVALAHGLVPPALSDLREGIQAVPVPEGEWQVGTGPRSPSGDRVVAGVFLSRAALEGMIRLDKRYRESFQMHAGREVLETLPQRTLLFLTMLTLFVAVWTGLAIARTISEPVRALAKAAQRIGTGDLDVSLPEQGEDELAFLSQSFNAMTRDLRQSRTAIEAQAERIEGQRAYLGQLMEALPVGILSWQRDLELRTFNSVARRWLGVENWDLLERGWAELARQPSLGRLPELLATVQASRRPHVEEIRIGGEGDGHPVRAIVIPLTGGGVLAVLEDLSALAQAEKRAAWQEVARRMAHEVKNPLTPIKLTTQRLQRRSREGRLDPQTVAEGAETILAEVASLTRLVDSFSQFAKLPAPHPAPLDAPDLVRQAIRLYEPTYPGITFDLDLPGPLEVLWDGDMVKRALINMVDNAIGALEGRGRIRVALAHQGPVLRLDVADDGPGVPEADRPNLFQPYFSTKQKGTGLGLAIVRRIAEDHHGEARYEPLEQGSLFSLLLPVRAV
- a CDS encoding heavy-metal-associated domain-containing protein; its protein translation is MIQLKIEGMTCGHCVMGVKQALAAVPGVQGTVEVDLASGQAKVDGSADAAALIAAVEEEGFSATLAQ
- the tadA gene encoding tRNA adenosine(34) deaminase TadA encodes the protein MFSGDDIYFMKLAMEEAEKADRKDEVPIGAVLVVDGKLVARGHNCPISSHDPSAHAEITALRSAGDWLRNYRMPGATLYVTLEPCLMCFGALTLARVERVVFGAADPKVGVSRLQEELARVNLNHRPAFEGGLLEAECRGQLQDFFRRRR
- a CDS encoding cation-translocating P-type ATPase, giving the protein MERLFKVEGMTCASCVRRVEKALSAVGDVAQVQVNLATEEVRMVFPGAPAGDPEIAKALEARGYRMAAEEAVEADPSREALARVAVAWAGTLPLMAGMFHLFHLPWPVQALLAGVSAFGAGSGFFRRAFRQALRLETSMDTLIALGASVTWVFAVWESLQGAPHPPFESAAALSAFLLTGKFLEVKARHRATGSLEALVKLAPAVAFRLREDGSEEEVPSRLVQPGDRLRVRPGSASPVDGTVLEGVAEVEEALLTGEPLPVTKGPGDAVIAGAMVHGGALEIEASSTGRDTWLARLARQVAQAQGSRAPAQELADRVSAVFVPAVLILSALTLAGWWWHTGALALAWRPAVTLLVIACPCALGLATPVASAAALGTAARNGLLVRDASAMEALARATDLAFDKTGTLTQGRPVLQRAEGDPDTLRLAASLERNSEHPVARGILEAAAGLDLAEVRGFRSHPGQGVEGAVEGRALRLGNPAFVGHPFDADPTGVTVGLAEGDRLLGVLVLADALRDDAHATVAELSRQGLTLHLLSGDRPEPAQALGNALGIPDARGGCRPGDKAQAIQDLQAKGAVVAFVGDGVNDGPALAQADAGISLPGLEAAQAAAPLNLLREGLVPLLQARRLSLRTRTVIRQNLAWAFGYNLVLVPLAAFNLLDRFGGPMLAGAAMGLSSLTVVLNALRLRRP
- a CDS encoding FAD-binding oxidoreductase codes for the protein MVLDNAEILIIGGGVAGLSTACHLARAGRKGVVVVEREDLPGFYASGHNAGIARQLTGRAEHTALAIQGRDRLAAAGLLTPTGGFLLGADPGGAEALAREAEAFGLPARRGAGAPFPGLRAHEHLHIPSDGLIDTAALLRHCADGARAGGAEVRFGCQVQGIRAEDGGFRVTTDRGELRARTLVNAAGGWAGAIGRMAGGLAIDFAPLRRHLVWSPAPVAPDRPYTWWADRPLYLRPESGGVLLCACEEQPVALPPRGLQPPNDDSVLEGLAGSLRDLAPAFEEAPVARLWCGIRTFAPDRRFVLGPDPVNPRLYWVAGLGGHGMTSGLAVGAAAARGILDQEPAGSLDPGRLFPH
- a CDS encoding HlyD family secretion protein, whose product is MNENPPSLFRQEALDHRLEGEEGRGLVRVSPPWTWALLMVFLSGVGTALLASLFGRAEVNGRARGILRPRSGIRVVIAQLDGTVGQVEARSGQQVEPGAVLVRIEAPPVQARLLEARRQVESVRSHYKVTTALQDRSHAEQLRRLEGRMAMLKEQSRSQRQSLAIMELNLQRSLNLEREGVLSPAKVDEAREALAQSQRQLSQSGQALEMASQEWAALENGRQDSLWQRRQTIQGAEVRAEALAFLAGQTLIQAPEGGRVEAMLVKPGEAVRAGQALCKLIPRNASLEVVAFLEEKDRAFVRPGDAVRLELDQLPYAEYGTVAARVERISDDLASAFEIREALGDNPFPHVPAFRVELGLTDTRAVQKAGIPLRSGMLLNVRFTLRRQRLITLVLDPLRKWLR
- a CDS encoding metal-sensitive transcriptional regulator is translated as MADPCCGHGLRLDTPVREDARRRLLSVKGHVEGILRMLEDETVYCVDILKQVKAVDGALAKVGNLVLQSHLKHHVVTAHERGDEDRIVDELMELLKYR